The following coding sequences are from one Nitrospiraceae bacterium window:
- the rpsP gene encoding 30S ribosomal protein S16 gives MAVHLRLTRTGRHKRPLYRVVAADSRKPRDGRFLEILGTFDPLKEPAVPELKQDRVLTWLRQGAQPTVTVRTLLRRSGLWKQFEGEKAAKKKGA, from the coding sequence GTGGCAGTTCATCTGAGACTCACGAGAACAGGACGACACAAGCGGCCGCTCTATCGGGTCGTGGCGGCTGATTCGCGCAAGCCTCGGGACGGGCGGTTCCTTGAAATCCTGGGAACCTTTGATCCGCTGAAGGAGCCGGCGGTGCCGGAACTCAAACAGGATCGAGTCCTCACCTGGTTGCGGCAGGGCGCACAACCGACCGTGACGGTGCGGACGCTGCTGCGCCGGTCCGGCCTGTGGAAACAGTTTGAGGGTGAGAAGGCGGCCAAGAAAAAGGGCGCGTGA